The following nucleotide sequence is from Campylobacter coli 76339.
TGATAAAGAAAAAATTAAACAAATCGAACCTAAAGTAGCCCTTGGAGAAAATGGAAGAGATGATAGACCTGAAAATATCTGTGCTATGGGGGTTGAAGCTGGAGAAGTTTTCACTACTGTAGATTTTGGAAAAATGAGTGCAAGCTTGATTGAGCAAGGACAAAAACAAGGTAAAAATACCTTTGTAGCTTTTAATCAAGAAATCGTTCATATAGAAAAAAAAGATGATATTTTTATCTTAAAAACAGATACCTATCAAGAATACCATTCTAAAGCTGTAGTTGTAAATGCAGGTGCACATTCTTTGTATTTAGCTCATAAAATGAATTTGGGCATGGATAAATCTTGTTGGCCTGTAGCAGGAAGTTTTTATTTGACCAAGCAAAAACTACTCAACGGTAAGGTATATATGGTGCAAAATCCAAAACTGCCTTTTGCAGCCCTTCACGGAGATCCTGATTTGCTTGCAGATATGAATACTCGTTTTGGTCCTACTGCACTAGTTATTCCAAAACTTGAACGCTATCATGGTTTAAAATCCGTTCCTGAATTTTTTGAAGCTTTAAAACTAGATAAAACCGTTTTAAAAGTTACATTGAATATGTTTAAAGATTCGACGATTAGAAATTATATATTCTATAACTATCTTTTTGAATTACCTTTTATCGATAAAAATTTATTTGTAAAAGATGCCAAGAAAATAGTCCCTAGCTTAAAAACAAGTGATATTTATTACGCAAAAGGTTTTGGAGGAGTGCGTCCTCAAGTAATTGATAAAACCAAAGGAGAATTGATGCTAGGCGAAGCAAGTATCACTGAAATTCCTGGAATTATCTTCAATATGACTCCAAGCCCTGGTGCAACAAGCTGTTTAGGCAATGCTGAAAGAGATGCTAAGCTTATGTGCGAGTATTTAGGAGCTAGATTTGATGAGGATAAATTTGCTTCAGAATTATTGTAGTCTTTTTGTTTCCAAAGTTTGATTATAATTTAAAGAAAAAAAGGAGAACAGCGTGCTAAAAAAAACTAAAATTGTAGCTACAGTTGGGCCAGCAAGCGAAAAAGAAGATGTTTTACGCCAAATGATAATCAATGGCGTAAATGTTTTCCGTTTAAACTTCTCCCATGGAACACACGAATACCATAAAAATAATCTAGAAACTATACGCAAAGTTGCAAAAGAACTCAATACTCGCGTAGGAATTTTACAAGATATAAGCGGGCCAAAAATTCGCACAGGAGAATTAAAGGCTCCTTTTGAGCTTAAAAAAGGCGATAGGCTTGATTTTTATTATGAAAAAATCGTAGGCGAGCAAATTGCACCGAGTCATTATAAACTTAGCATAAATCAAAGTGAAATTTTAAATATGCTAAAACTGGATGAATACATCTATCTATACGATGGCTCCATCAAAGCAAAAGTCACTGCTAAGGACAATGAAAAAATTGAAACCCTTATAGAAAATGATGGGTTTTTAAATTCAAACAAAGGTATTAATTTTCCAAATACTAAAATCAATATCGATGTTATCACGCAAAAAGATAAAAAAGATTTGCTTTGGGGTATAGAAAATGAAGTTGATTTTCTAGCTATTTCTTTTGTTCAAAATGCTCATGATATTGATGAAGTTCGTGAAATTTTAGCTCAAAACAATGCTAAAATCTCTATATTTGCAAAAATAGAAAAATTTGATGCGGTAGAAAACATAGATGAAATTATAGCATCTAGCGATGGTATAATGGTCGCGCGTGGAGATCTTGGTATAGAAGTTCCTTATTATAAAGTACCTAATATACAAAAAGCAATCATCCACAAAGCCAACAATGCTTCAAAACCTGTTATAACAGCTACACAAATGCTCTTTTCTCTTGCAAAAAGCAAAACCGCTACAAGAGCTGAAATTTCAGATGTTGCCAATGCTGTTTTAGATGGGACGGATGCTGTAATGCTTAGTGAAGAAAGTGCAGTAGGTATAGATCCAGCAAATGCAGTTGATATCATGTGTCAAACCATCATTGAAACCGAAAAACGCTATCCTTATAATAAATTTAACGAATTTGAAAATCTTGATAATACAGATAAGATCATGCGTTCTTCAGCGCATCTTGCAACAGATCTTGATGCTGATGCTATTTTTTCTTTAACCAGTAGTGGAAAATCTGCTATTAAAATTTCAAGATACCGTCCAAATATGGAAATCATAGCAGTAGCTCACTCCGAAAAAACATTAAATTCTTTAAGTATAGTTTGGGGTGTTAATCCTGCTATTTTAGTTAATAAAAGTGAGGATTTAACAGATTTACTTAGAGATTCTGTAAAATCTAGCGTTGAAAAAGGTTTTATGGATGAGAATAAATGCTATCTACTCACTGCAGGTTTCCCAACAGGAGTAGAAGGCACAAGCAATCTTATACGCATACTTGCAAAAGAACAAATTAACTACTACCTTAAATAGACTTTACTTTAAGTCTATTTAAGCCCAACTAAAATTTAGCTCACAATAGTCGATATAGAATTAGCCTCATTATAAAAAGGAGCAGAAATGCAAATAAATACTTTTTCCAATGTCGCTAGTATGGCACAAGCTCAGGTTAGCAATAAGAAGGCAGATACTAACACTAAAGAGAACACAAAAGACACAAATGTTCAAAGTGCTAATTCAAATCAAGATATCCTAGACAAGCTCAACGCACTTGGCGGCAAGGGTATTAGTCAAATTTATCTTGTGCAATTTCAGCAACAAACCATGAGTACTGTTTTAAACACAAGCAATGCTCAAGCTGGAATTAACGATCTTTTAGGAGGCAAAGATTTAAATTCTATAAAATCTATGCTTTCAGATATTGACTTTACGTCTTTAGGTTATAATGGCAAAAATCCACTCGAAATGAATACCGATGAACTCAATCAACTCATCAGCGAAGAAGGGTTTTTTGGTATTGACAATACAGCAAATCGTATTGCTGATTTTGTCATAAAAGGTGCTGGAAACGATGTTGAAAAGCTTAAAAAGGGGCTAGAAGGTATAAAACAAGGATTTGAGCAAGCAGAAAAAATTTGGGGCGGAGAGCTTCCTCAAATCAGCCAAGACACAATCGAAGCTACGATAAAAAAAGTTAGCGATCGTATTGATGAACTTGGTGGAAAAACTTTAGACCTTAAAGCATAAAAAGGTGTTTGGATTACCAAACGCCTTTATTAGTTTCTTATATCAAAAGTGAAAAATTCACTCTTAAAATCATTAGGCAAGGTTCTATACTGCGTCATTGCCGCTTCATAATTACCCACTTCTTGATAAAGCAAACCTAAAGCCACTTTACTTTCTTTACTATTTTTATCTGTGAGTTTTGAAAGTTGCAAAAGAGCAATGGCTGAGTTTGGATTATTTGCACCTATGGCAGCTACGGCAGCTAAAAATAAAGTCTTAGAATCTTTGGCGCCGTATTCATCGATTAAGATATTATACAAAGCGTAAGATTCCTCATACTGTTGTGCAAAAATATCCAGATAAGCTAAAGTCTGTATCATACCCTCATCTTTAATCTTAGAAGTATTGATCAATGTTTTGAATTTCTGTCTTTCTAAATTTAAAAGCCCTGCAATATGCATTAAATTAACATACAATTCTCTAGCAATATTTGATCCCCCAAAGACACTTCGGTAATCCACTTGTAAATTCTTAAAATGAATTTGAGCATTTTGGGCATATTCTTTAATATTTAAATTCGAATTTAAAGAATTAAAATACAAAATATTTGCCACAATATCCTGTGGGAGCTCTGATTTTAATTTGGCGATTTTTACATCTACTTGATTATTAAGATTGTTATTTTTTGCAACAATAGCTTCAAAAATAAGACTTAAAGGCGTCTTTTGTTCATTCTCATCCAAATAAGGCAACATAGAAACATAATCACCATTAGCTAAAAATAGCATATTTTTTTGCATATTGGCTTTAAAATTTGGATCTGCTGTAATATTATCAAGAATTTCGTGATAAAGTTTAGTGGTATCATTATCACTCAATTTCCCGCAAAACATTGCAAAGGCACCCGCTAAATAATTCTTAGGATTTAGATGATAAGAACTAGAAAAATGCTTATAAGCAAGTTCATAATTTTGCATCTGTGCATAGGTTAAAGCAAGATTGTATTGCAAAATACTGTGCTCAGGATAATCTTTTAACAAAGCTTGAAATTCTTGATTTGCAAGTCTTAATTTTTGATTTAGCGCGTTATTGATAATATTAGCAATTTTAACATTAGTTGAAGATAGAGCTTTGCTGGTAGCCAAATACTTTTGACCGTCTGAACTATCGTCTATAAAGTCTGCAATATTAGCTTTTTTTATATAAAGTGATGCTTGTTTTGAATCAAAAACCTGATATGGAGCAAAGTAAAAAAGTAAATCAAACTGATCTTTTTGTTTTTTTAAGATATCATTGGAAAAATTTCTCTGTGCTATAGCTATATTAAAAAGCTCTTTATTTAAACGCACCTTGATCTTATATCTATCTAAAATTTTATACTTATCTTCATCGTTTCTATAGGCCTCTTGAAGACGCATTAACATATCTTGAAAATTTCCTGTTTTGATATCAAGCAAAGTTAAAGCTGAAAGACTTTGATTAAAATCTCTTTCAATTTTCATTGCTGTATTTAGAGCAGCTTTAGCTTTGTCGTATTCCCCCATTCTTGCATATAAAAGCCCTAAAGAAAGACTAGGTTCAAAACTTCCTTGGGTGTTTAATTGCTGAACAGACTTTGCATCAAAATCCATTTTTGCATAAATTTTAGCAGATAAATATTTAGATACATCCGTATAAGGCTCCAAATTTACGCGTTGTAGCATTTGCAAAGCTTCAGGATAATAACCTTTGTAATAATTAATCAAGGCCAAATAATAATCATATAATTTAGATTTTCCTTCTTTGGGAAGATAAACTTGTGCTAAATCTATATAATATTTAAATTTTTCTTTATCATTAAGCTTTAAAGCACAAACAGCAGCATTAATAGCCGCTACACTTTGATTTTCTCCATTAGCGATTGCCTTTTTAAAACTATCAAAAGCTTTGTCAAATTTGCCCTCATTCATTTGGGAAACCCCTAGGTTATAATTAGACAAAGATTCATTATAAACGGCAATTTGCTCATAAACCTTCAAAGCTTGTTCTACTTCACCCTTTAAATAAAGCGCATTTGCCTTTTGTATCATCCCATCAACTTTTGTCATATCATTATAATTATAGGATTCATCAGGCATAACCACAGGCTGTTCAATAGGCTTTGATGCGATGATATCAGGTTTGATCTTTCCCTCATTAAAGGTTAAATAAAATAAAGTAAATACCAAAATACAAATAATTCCTAAAGATAAACCCACAAGGGACATAAATTTACGATCTTTATACCATGGAGTAGGCTCATCTTCTTTCACCTCTTCAAAAGTCGATGATTCCTCCGGTGCGCTTTCTCTTGTAAATTTAAAACCGCCATCGCTATCTTCTTTAGGCAATTCCTCCGGCAAAGATGCAAATTCTTCATCCTCAGGAGCCTGACCCTCTTGTCCCTTGAAATCCCCTAGACTTTCATCAAGTCTTGGCTCATTTAAAGCATCTTCGGGTTTTTCAAGAACTATATCTTCTTTATCTGCCATTTATACTCTTTAAAAATATTTTTTCAATACATCAGGAATTTGAATTTTACCCTCTTTATCTTGATAATTTTCCATAATAGCAACCAAAGTTCTACCTACCGCTAAAGAAGAGCCATTTAAAGTATGAACTAATTCATTTTTCCCTTTTTCATTTTTATAGCGAATTTTTGCACGCCTTGCTTGAAAATCACGACAATTAGAAACAGAACTGATTTCGCGATATTTATTTTGCGATGGTATCCATACCTCAAGATCTATAGTCTTTGCTGCGCTAAAACCTAGATCTCCGGTACAAAGCATCAAATGTCTATGAGCTAAACCTAAAGAGCTGAGTAAATCACTTGCGCATTCTACCATTTCATTAAAAACACTGTCGCTTTGTTCAGGTTTGGTAATACTCACAAGCTCTACTTTTTCAAATTGATGCTGACGGATAATGCCTCTTGTGTCACGCCCTGCACTTCCTGCTTCTTTTCTAAAACAAGCACTATAGCAAGTCATTTTAATAGGCAAACTTTCACTCGTTAAGATTTCTCCACTATAAAGATTTGTCACAGGAATTTCAGAAGTTGAGATTAAATACAAATCCTCATCCTCTATCTTATACATATCATCTTTAAATTTAGGAAGCTGTCCTGTGCCAAACATCGTAGGACTATTTACCAAAAAAGGCACATTTACAAATTCAAACCCACGACTTCGGTTAAAATCTATCATATAATTTACCAAAGCACGGCTTAGCAAAGCTCCTTCATTTTTAAGCACGCAGAAACGACTTTGTGAAATTTTTACCCCTCGCACAAAATCAAGCCAGTTTAAACTCTCTCCTAAATCATGGTGTTCTTTTGGAGTAAAATCAAATTGAGGGGGTGTTAAAACTTTTTTTATTTCAACATTTTCTTCCTCATCTTCACCCACAGGAACGCATTCATCAGGGATATTTGGAATAGCATGAGCAATGGTTTCTAACTCATTTTCCAAAGCATTTACTTTTGTATTTTGCTCATTGATTTTAATTTTATTTTCACTGAGTTTTGCTTTCAAGCTTTCTTTGTCTTCTGCGGTGGCTAGTTCTTTGCTGAATTTATTTTGAAAAGCTTGAAATTCTTCCAAGCTCGCTTTTTCTTTTTTCAAATTCGCAAAAAGCTCGGCAAGATTTTTCAATATATTTTCGTCTACTTTTTTATTTTGTAGCTTTTTAGCCACCTCATCGAAATTATTTTGTAAATTTTTTAAATCAAGCATTTTTACTCCTTAAAGTCCTATTTTTTCATAAATTTTTTGCATTTTTTCTTGAGCGATTTTTCTAGCTTTGCTTGCACCTAATTCTAAAATTTCTTTTAAGTGCGAAGGTTTTTCTAATAACTCATCATATTTCATTCTTGCTTCTTTAAAGTATTCATTTACAAGATCATTTAAGTACATTTTAAAATGCCCATAACCCTCGCCACCTTTTTCATAGCGAACTTGTAATTCTTTTTGCTCTGCTTCATTTAAAAATAATTTTGCAATCTTAAAAACATTACAGTTTTGATAATCCTTAGGATCTTCCAAAGCTGTACTGTCTGTAACTATGGAAGAAATTTGCTTTTTTAAAGCCTTTTGGCTAGCAAATATATCTATAGTATTTTGATAAGACTTGCTCATTTTAGCTCCATCAGTTCCTACAACTACAGCCACCTCTTCATTTATCTTAGCTTCAGGCAAAGTAAAAATTTCACCCCATTCGTTATTTACTTTTAAGGCAATATCACGAGCTATTTCAACATGCTGAATTTGATCCTTGCCTACTGGCACAAGTTGAGTATCAAAAAGCAAAATATCTGCTGCCATTAAAACAGGATAAGAAAAAAGTCCATGCGACGCACTTAAGCCTTTAGCTACCTTATCTTTATAACTGTGAGCACGCTCTAATAAACCCATAGGAGTAAATTGAGATAAAATCCAATAAAGCTCCATTACTTCTTTTACATCACTTTGCAACCAAAAAACACTTTTTTGCGGATCTATACCAAGACTTAAAAAAGCCGCAGCGGCCTTAAGTGAGTTTTGCTCTAACTTCTTTCCATCTTGACTTGAAGTCATAGCATGATAATTTGCTATAAACATAAACATTTCACTTTTTTCTTGAGCTTCCACCATTTGCTTTATGGCACCAAAATAATTACCTATATGCAAATCACCACTGGGTTGAAGTCCTGTTAATACTCTCATTTTATCACCTTTTTTATTTCTATCACAAGCTCATCAATGCTTTTGTTTTCAACATCTAAAATCAAATTCGCTTTTTGCTCGTATTTATTTAGACGCTCATTATATAATCTTTTTGCTTGAACTTCATCATAAAACAAAGGTCTTTTAGCAATTTCACTCTCGCTTAAACGCTTCTTTAAATATTCAAAACTTGCTTTTAAGTAAACACAAAAACCTATTTTATCAAAATCCAAAACATGTATAAAACCTCCGCCGCTAGCTATAGAAGCTCCGTTACAAGAGCAAAGAAAATTTGCTACTTTTTGCTCTTCTTGCCTAAAAAAATTCTCACCCTTTTCTTTAAAAATTTCACTGACTTTTTGATCAAATTTCGCCTCAATCAAACTATCGCTATCTAAAAAAACAAGATCTAATTCCTTAGCCAAAGCTCTAGCTATGGTACTTTTTCCACTACCCATAAAACCGATAAAAATAATATTTTTAACTTTCATCATTTTCCTTGCTTCCTTTTTTGCGTGAAGCAATAACCAAAGGAACGCCTTCGAAGTTAAATTCTTTTCTGATTTGATTTTGTAAATAACGCTTATAGCTAAAATGCAAAGCCTTAGGTCTATTCATAATAAGTGCGATTTTAGGAGGTGCTAAATCATATTGCACTGCATAATAAATCTTTACCAATTTTCCATAATCATGTGGCAAAGGATGGGCTTTGGTCGCACTTGCGATTAAATCATTGAGTTTTGAGGTTGGAATTTTTTGCGTAAAATTAGCAAAAACTTCTAAAATTTTTTCCAATAAAACATGCACTCTTTTTCCACTTAAAGCAGAAACACTGACAATGGGCGCATAAGCTAAAAATTTAAAACGATCAAGTTTTAATTCTTTTACCACTTTATCAAATTCAAATTCGGTTTTATCCCATTTATTTAATACAATAATCACACCCAAATAATGCTTTGCCGCAAGTCCAGCTATCCTTTCATCAAGCTCATTAAAACCCTCATTAGCATCTAAAACCAAAAGTGCAATTTGAGAATTAGATAAAATCTTTTCTGTACGATTTAGCGCAAAACGCTCAAGTCCTTGAATTTTACCTCGCTTTCTAATACCTGCGGTATCAACAAATTCTATCACTTTATCTTTATAAACTATACTTTCATTAACAGGATCAATTGTCGTTCCCGCAATAGAACTCACCACACTGCGCTCCTGTTTTACCAAGGCATTTAAAAGGCTTGATTTTCCAACATTAACACGCCCTACTATACCGACTCTGATATGATTTTGATCTACTTCTTTAAACTGAAATTCTTTTCCCTCTTCATAATGTTCTAAAAAATCTTCTAAATTTTCTTCCTCATCAGGGACTAAAAATTCTTCATCCAAAAAGTTTTCAAGCCAATTATAAAGCTCATCTAGCCCTATATTATGAGTAACAGAAAGATTAAAAACCTCTTTTACGCCAAAATTAGCAAATTCCCATGATCTTTCTTCATCTTTTTTATTATCCACTTTGTTGATCACTAGAGCAATAGGCTTTCCTAGTTTTTTCAAAGAATGAAAAAACTGCCTGTCTTCATCATCAGGAATAAGTTTTCCATCAACTAAATAAAGGATAATATCACTTTCTTTTGCAATTTTTAGGGTATTTTTTTTAACTATTTTTAAAAAGCTCATTGCTTTCATCAAGACCACCACTATCAATCAATAAAGCTTTTTTAGAATTTATAAAAACTTCTGTTTTATTGGTATCTCTTGTGGTACCTGAAATTTCACTTGTAATAGCTATTCTTTGCCTTGCCATTCTGTTAAATAAACTTGATTTTCCAACATTTGGCTTACCTATAAGTATGATGCTTTGCATTTGTCTACCTAATAATAATTTTTAATCTATATTTTTTAAAAAAATTATATAAAATTTGCCTTAATATTAAGCAAAAAAAGACTAGAATTAACCATAATTTAATCAAGGAAAAAAGATGCTAAAAGTCATCAAACATAATTTAGGAATTTATTTTATGATTTTAGCGTGCTTGGATTTTGCGCTCATGGGAGCTTGTGCAAAAATTCTTAGCAAGGAAATGAGTTCGATTGAAATTATGTTTTTTAGAAATATCATCGGTGTATTTTTTATAGTTTATCTACTCAAGCGTTCAAAAGTTCACAAAGAAGGGGGGCATTTTTGGCTTTTAGTCTTTCGCGGGGTAACAGGAACACTTTCACTTTATATGTTTTTTTACAATGTTTCAAACATTACCCTAGGGGGTGCTTTTGCCTTTCAAAAAACCGCTCCAATCTTCATTACTTTAATAGCTTTTATTATTTTCAAAGAAAATATTGGAGCTAAGGGATGGCTGGGAATTTTAATCGCATTTAGTGGAGTGCTTTTAATCGCACAACCTTGGGCAGATGGTTCAACTCATTCGGGTTTTGATTTGAAAAATTCCATCATAGGTGTTATGAGTGGATTTTTAGCAGCCTTAGCCCTTACAAGTGTAAGAGAGCTTAGAAAATTTTATACTACGGAACAAATTGCATTTTCTTTTATTCTCTTGGGAACCTTAATGCCTTTAATCTCTATGATAAGTGCTGAATTTTTTGAACCAAAACATCTTGATTCTTTGCATTTGGATTTTATTTTAGCACCTTTTGTAATGCCTAGTCTTACAGCTTGGCTCATTATTGCCATTATGGGAATTTTAGGTACTATATATCAAATTCATGTAACCAAAGCTTACGGTATAGCCAAGCAAGCAGGGGTTGTAGCGGGCATAAGCTATCTTGATGTAGTTTTTAGCATGATAGTGGGTATAATTTTGGGTGATGATTTACCAAGCGCTATGGTTTTTTTAGGTATAATAGGCATTATTTTTGGTGGAATAATTTTGGTTAAAAATAAAGGAAAAAAATGAAAAAAATGATACTCATTGCCGGTCCTTGTGTCATTGAAAACAAGGATTTGGTTTTTAAAGTAGCACAAAATTTACAAGAATTTAATGAAAATGAAAATATAGAATTTTATTTTAAGTCAAGCTTTGACAAAGCAAATCGCACAAGCATTAATTCTTTTAGAGGCCCTGGTCTTGAAGAAGGATTAAAAATCTTACAAAGTGTAAAAAATGAATTTGGTATGAAAATCTTAACCGACATACATGAAAGCACGCAAGCAGCACCTGTAAGTGAGGTGGCTGATGTTTTACAAATTCCTGCTTTTTTATGCAGACAAACTGATTTACTAGTCGCAGCAGCTAAAACAAAGTCAAAAGTTAATATCAAAAAAGGACAATTTCTCAATCCAAGCGATATTAAATACAGTGTCAAAAAAGTACTTCAAACACGAGGTATAGAAGAAGAAGGCTATGAAATAGCTGATAAAAATGGTATTTTTGTAGCCGAAAGAGGGGCTAGCTTTGGCTATGGAAATTTAGTCGTAGATATGAGATCTTTGGTTATCATGCGCGAATTTGCTCCTGTTATATTTGACGCTACTCATAGCGTGCAAATGCCAGGGGCTGCAGGAGGAAGTAGCGGAGGAAAAAGCGAATTTGTAGAACCTTTAGCAAGAGCAGCAGCAGCTGTAGGAGTAGATGGCTTTTTCTTTGAAACACATACTAATCCTTGCGAAGCTTTATGCGATGGGCCTAATATGCTTGATCTTAACCGTCTTAAAGCTTGCGTGAAAACGCTTTTAGAAATTCAAAATATTATCGAAGGAAAATAATATGACTATCATTGAAGGAAAATTAAATTTAGATTCAAATACAAAAATTGCTATCATCAATGCAAGATTTAATCACATCATCACTGATCGTCTTGTAGAAGGTGCAAGAGATGCTTTTTTAAGACATGGTGGCAAAGAAGAAAATCTTAGCCTTATACTTGTTCCAGGTGCTTTTGAACTTCCTTTTGCTTTAAAAAAAGCTATAGAGAGTAAAAAATTTGATGCAATTTGTTGTGTGGGTGCAGTTATCCGTGGCTCAACTCCACATTTTGATTATGTTTCAGCAGAAACTACTAAGGGGATTGCCAATGTAAGCTTAAACCATAACATTCCTGTAAGTTTTGGAGTTTTAACAACCGATACTATAGAACAAGCCATAGAAAGAGCGGGAAGTAAAGCAGGAAATAAAGGCTTTGAAGCAATGACAACTGTTATTGAAATGCTAAATTTAAGTAAGGAACTTTAATGGCAACGCGTCACCAAGTAAGACAAAGTGTAATCTCTTTGCTTTATGCTCTAGAAATGAATGAAAAGAATGAAAATTTCATTGATGAATTTCTAAATGAAAAAAAAATCCGCAATGAGCAAAAAAATTTTACACTGAGTTTATACGAAGGAATTATAAAAAATCTTGATGATATAGATAAGAATTTAAATCCTTATCTTAATGAAAATGAAATTGAAAAGTTAGGACATATCGAAAGAGCGATATTACGACTTGGTGCTTATGAAATACTTTTTACAGATACACCTAATGCTATAGTAATCAATGAAGCCATAGAGCTTGCTAAAGAACTTGCTAATGATAATTCTCCAAAATTTATCAACGGGGTTTTAGATGCTCTTGTTAAGGCAAAGCAATGAAACTCTGTGTAGCCCTTGATCTTGCCACTAAAGAAGAGTGTTTAAAACTTGCTAAAGAATTAAAAGGATTAGATCTTTGGTTAAAAGTGGGCTTAAGAGCTTATTTAAGAGATGGATTTAAATTTATAGAAGAGCTTAAAAAAATCGATGGATTTAAAATTTTTCTCGATCTTAAAATTCACGATATTCCCAACACCATGGCAGATGCTTGTGAGGAAATTTCAAAACTCGGTGTTGATATGATCAATATCCACGCAAGTGCTGGAAAAGTCGCCATGCAAGAAGTAATGTCTAGACTCAATCGCTTAAATAAAAGACCTTTGGTTTTAGCAGTTTCAGCACTTACTAGCTTTGATGAAGAAAATTTTTATAGTATTTATAAACAAAATATCGATGAAGCAGTGATTAATTTTTCAAAAATGTCTTATCAAAATGGACTTGATGGTATGGTATGTTCGGTTTTTGAAAGCAAAAAAATTAAAGAGCATACAAGTTCAAATTTCTTAACCCTTACTCCTGGAATTCGTCCTTTTGGAGAAACAAGCGATGATCAAAAACGCGTTGCCAATCTTACAATGGCTAGAGAAAATCTGAGTGATTATATCGTTGTGGGAAGACCTATATATAAAAATGAAGATCCTAGGGCTGTGTGTGAAAAAATTTTAGATAAAATACACAGAAAAAATGTAAGCGAAAACGATATAGAGCAAAATTACGAAGCAATTCAGCAAAAAGAATGGGATATGTGCAATCATTTTGAAGAATGGATCAAAACCCAACCTGATAAGGAGCAAGCTTTGAAAGAATTTTATGCTAAGTGTGGGATAAAATATTGAATTATCAACAATTAGAATGCGATTATTTCAATCTTTACAATCAATTTGTTAGTGTAGATTTTCAAATTTCGTTATTTGAAAAAAATCACAGAAGCTTAATCAAAGATTTTGTATTTTTTTATCATCAAATTTTAAAACAAAAAGACTTAAACTACTTGCTTGGAGTAAGAAACAAAATCGCCCTTAAAGTTCATAATTATATGCAAGAATACTCCGCTTCTCCAAAAGATT
It contains:
- a CDS encoding Orotidine 5'-phosphate decarboxylase, which gives rise to MKLCVALDLATKEECLKLAKELKGLDLWLKVGLRAYLRDGFKFIEELKKIDGFKIFLDLKIHDIPNTMADACEEISKLGVDMINIHASAGKVAMQEVMSRLNRLNKRPLVLAVSALTSFDEENFYSIYKQNIDEAVINFSKMSYQNGLDGMVCSVFESKKIKEHTSSNFLTLTPGIRPFGETSDDQKRVANLTMARENLSDYIVVGRPIYKNEDPRAVCEKILDKIHRKNVSENDIEQNYEAIQQKEWDMCNHFEEWIKTQPDKEQALKEFYAKCGIKY